A window of the Listeria swaminathanii genome harbors these coding sequences:
- a CDS encoding helix-turn-helix domain-containing protein: MEFHKQLEVERKKAGLTLKKLAQIITENTGNIITSDRLRNWELGISDIDISSLSYLCKLYNISADNFLDCEVEPDLDLKQQYYHFGKQINDCCQVDNIFEFLKVYDIAEFKDWFFVPKYDIIARTYEDNLKEDGIEDIELYRCKAALDNLTFWMIDNLLDKEGTPEDVNEILYIDRSGKLSVTGTRDPVNIQQVMVEIESLSTDLISMLQDSVFEEKGVDLWQYI; encoded by the coding sequence GTGGAATTTCATAAACAACTTGAAGTTGAGCGTAAGAAAGCGGGATTAACTTTGAAAAAACTTGCTCAAATAATAACAGAAAATACTGGTAATATTATAACAAGTGATAGATTACGAAATTGGGAACTTGGCATATCAGATATAGATATTTCTTCTCTAAGTTATTTATGCAAACTTTATAATATTAGTGCTGATAATTTCTTGGATTGTGAGGTTGAGCCGGACTTAGATTTGAAACAACAGTATTATCATTTTGGAAAACAAATCAATGATTGTTGTCAGGTGGACAATATTTTTGAGTTTTTGAAAGTATATGATATAGCAGAGTTTAAAGATTGGTTCTTTGTTCCCAAATATGATATTATTGCGCGAACGTATGAGGATAATTTGAAAGAAGATGGTATAGAAGATATAGAATTATATCGATGTAAAGCAGCGCTAGATAATCTGACATTTTGGATGATTGATAATTTATTAGATAAAGAAGGTACACCAGAAGATGTTAATGAAATTCTATATATAGATAGATCAGGAAAATTGAGTGTTACGGGTACTAGAGATCCAGTAAATATACAACAAGTAATGGTCGAAATAGAAAGCCTAAGTACTGATCTTATATCTATGTTACAGGATTCAGTTTTCGAGGAGAAAGGGGTAGACCTTTGGCAATACATATGA
- a CDS encoding helix-turn-helix domain-containing protein encodes MAIHMKLKEERKRKQWTQNVLAEKIGVSREVVGRWERLESMPTLKNCKSICRVFDITMDYLIKDEIDTKDNQLKYMKLGKDILDLANERYPIDFIRKYHIISKEEIFAIPRKKGLDFLSKVRTNLEKEDIGEDRRELRNYMRKFIFSWYKFDKVRFQLAKSQKLKSLEINAVLFSQDEIESKIVEDYPERPVMLLRDLMVNRLEKYLCKEYSIDVNSISKDYEFENEVSEQIYKLVK; translated from the coding sequence TTGGCAATACATATGAAGCTGAAAGAAGAACGTAAAAGAAAGCAATGGACACAAAATGTATTAGCTGAAAAGATAGGTGTCTCAAGAGAAGTTGTTGGTAGGTGGGAACGTTTAGAATCAATGCCAACATTAAAAAATTGCAAGAGTATATGTAGAGTTTTCGACATAACAATGGACTACTTAATAAAAGATGAGATAGATACAAAAGATAACCAATTAAAATATATGAAACTTGGTAAAGATATTTTGGATTTAGCTAATGAGAGATATCCAATAGATTTTATTAGAAAGTATCATATTATATCCAAAGAAGAGATATTTGCAATACCTCGTAAAAAAGGCTTGGATTTTTTGAGTAAAGTTAGGACAAATCTTGAAAAAGAGGATATAGGTGAAGACAGAAGAGAGTTAAGAAATTATATGAGGAAATTTATCTTTAGCTGGTATAAGTTTGACAAAGTAAGATTTCAATTGGCAAAAAGTCAGAAATTGAAAAGCTTGGAAATAAATGCTGTTTTATTTTCACAAGATGAGATAGAAAGTAAGATAGTGGAAGACTATCCGGAAAGACCAGTTATGCTATTAAGAGACCTAATGGTTAATCGTTTAGAGAAATATTTATGTAAAGAATATAGCATTGATGTTAATTCTATATCAAAAGATTATGAGTTTGAAAATGAGGTTAGTGAGCAAATCTATAAATTAGTAAAATGA
- a CDS encoding GNAT family N-acetyltransferase: MLKKVDTKYFPLILTSLLSSATFHPLKALELYNNNNSCTLYTTPENNGLIGVRMSRNYCEILHIAVSPSFQERGIASLMIQQIINLNSSIEIIIVETDSEAVIFYEKFGFRSIKLPSKYPNVTRFFCVYNLKNT, translated from the coding sequence ATGCTAAAAAAAGTTGATACCAAATATTTCCCACTGATTCTAACATCATTGCTTTCATCGGCGACTTTTCACCCATTGAAAGCACTTGAACTTTATAATAACAACAATAGCTGTACCCTTTATACTACCCCTGAAAATAATGGATTAATAGGAGTGCGAATGTCCAGAAATTATTGTGAGATACTTCATATTGCTGTCTCGCCATCGTTTCAAGAAAGAGGAATAGCGAGTCTGATGATTCAACAGATTATTAATCTCAATTCCAGTATAGAAATAATTATTGTGGAAACTGACTCAGAAGCAGTCATTTTTTATGAAAAATTCGGTTTTCGTTCGATAAAACTTCCTTCTAAATATCCCAACGTTACTAGATTTTTTTGTGTATATAATTTGAAAAACACTTAG
- a CDS encoding DUF6707 family protein translates to MLSDIPITIPNKTAQTKYNNLVKKMSFKSKVDMESLLDLIKILYINKYYEEALLCCELTNEVEFDSDFDVWTFIHGIWMFEMKILVQLGKSEKAEEIAIKIDGHFKIPMKIWNTPEKRYAQYKKNRSRIVLADLSYEEKINSTPRGKTGEFDWKFVALSSLIEPMTLKNMPAVSIKEAEEIFSQYSLELQQTKKYGVS, encoded by the coding sequence ATGTTATCCGATATCCCTATTACCATTCCTAATAAAACCGCCCAAACAAAATACAATAATCTAGTTAAGAAAATGTCTTTTAAATCAAAAGTAGATATGGAGTCATTGCTTGATTTGATTAAAATTTTGTATATAAACAAATATTATGAAGAGGCGCTTTTGTGTTGCGAACTGACTAATGAAGTAGAATTTGATAGTGATTTTGATGTTTGGACATTTATACATGGGATTTGGATGTTTGAAATGAAAATACTTGTACAATTAGGCAAGAGTGAGAAGGCTGAAGAAATTGCCATTAAAATAGATGGACATTTTAAAATTCCAATGAAAATATGGAACACTCCTGAAAAAAGATATGCTCAGTATAAAAAGAATCGTTCTCGAATCGTTCTCGCGGATCTTAGCTATGAAGAAAAAATCAACAGCACGCCTAGAGGAAAGACTGGAGAGTTTGATTGGAAATTCGTTGCATTATCAAGCCTTATAGAACCAATGACTTTGAAAAATATGCCTGCCGTTTCAATTAAAGAAGCAGAAGAAATATTTTCGCAGTATTCATTAGAGTTACAGCAAACGAAAAAGTATGGTGTCTCTTAA
- a CDS encoding DUF4274 domain-containing protein, which translates to MSITEEEFEEQVSELFIHYLEKCTPEEIHQVVVEWNFDNPKKPIYWIANSPKTDKGTALMLFWLMEPDFAYQFETREEMAEKSSWYEEDFDIVTVLEKNYLDGFYQNQAYGYTPPAEFQDEEMKRPIAREMFLALNGMGISESADWADGFPPELQERYNELAESVEE; encoded by the coding sequence ATGAGTATTACAGAAGAAGAATTTGAAGAACAAGTTTCGGAGCTATTTATTCATTATCTAGAAAAATGTACACCGGAAGAAATCCATCAAGTGGTGGTAGAATGGAATTTTGATAATCCTAAGAAACCGATTTATTGGATTGCGAATTCGCCAAAAACGGATAAAGGAACGGCGTTAATGTTATTTTGGTTAATGGAGCCGGACTTTGCTTATCAGTTTGAAACAAGAGAAGAGATGGCTGAAAAAAGCAGTTGGTATGAGGAAGATTTTGATATTGTAACTGTTCTGGAGAAAAATTACTTAGATGGGTTCTATCAAAATCAAGCATATGGTTACACACCACCAGCCGAGTTTCAAGATGAAGAAATGAAAAGACCGATTGCGCGTGAAATGTTTCTTGCTTTGAACGGGATGGGAATTTCTGAGTCGGCGGATTGGGCAGATGGTTTTCCTCCTGAATTGCAGGAACGGTATAATGAACTAGCTGAGTCAGTGGAAGAGTAA
- a CDS encoding InlB B-repeat-containing protein, with amino-acid sequence MKSEESNNRLKKLRSYMGIKNVIGFLFLISFMIVIGTSNQLDVQAENLTQPTAINEIFPDPALADAMRSRLGKASVTDIVSQNELDQQTGINVPEEGIKDLEGIQYLNNLSSLYVYFNEITDISVISKLYNLKHVYLDENQINDISALSNLTNLTELSLGSTQISDISALSNLTNLTALSLSDNQLNNLDALSGLQNLKVLNLVKTQTSDISALSGLTNLDNLYLGYNQISDISTLSGLKNLENLYLEHNQIRDISPLSSLTKLTGLSLFKQEIMNDPIMYNPAITISNDIKDVSGSLIAPATISDNGTYTNPNITWNLSSYLNEVSYTFRQTVTVGNATDDFYGTVRQPLQAIPVDYTATFDVNGTETKESVETGDFLTEPAEPTKEGYTFIGWYDAKTGGNKWDFSTDKMPAEDMTLYAQFSINDYTATFDVDGKKTTELVNYQSKLSAPAEPKKVGYTFTGWYDTKTGGNKWDFATGKMPARNMTLYAQFSINKYIATFDVDGKTTTELVNYQSILSAPAEPTKEGYTFTGWFDAKTGGNKWDFAADTMPASDMTLYAQFKKTDGEFSVNEPGNKDKSSKGSKQTNAVNTLPKTGDTRSFWFLAGILFVGMGARMMKKSRQI; translated from the coding sequence ATGAAAAGCGAAGAATCGAATAATAGGCTAAAAAAGCTGCGTTCATATATGGGAATCAAAAATGTGATAGGTTTTCTTTTTCTGATTAGTTTCATGATTGTTATTGGCACTAGTAATCAACTAGATGTGCAGGCGGAAAATCTCACTCAACCAACAGCGATTAATGAAATTTTTCCAGATCCTGCTTTAGCGGATGCAATGAGAAGTCGATTAGGTAAAGCCAGTGTAACAGATATAGTATCACAAAATGAGTTAGACCAGCAGACAGGAATTAATGTACCGGAGGAAGGAATAAAAGATTTGGAGGGGATACAGTACTTAAATAATCTATCTAGTTTATATGTATACTTTAACGAGATAACTGATATCAGTGTAATATCAAAATTATATAATTTAAAACATGTGTATTTGGATGAAAATCAAATCAATGATATTAGTGCGTTATCTAACTTAACGAATTTAACAGAATTGAGTTTGGGTTCAACTCAGATAAGTGATATCAGTGCATTATCGAATCTAACAAATCTAACGGCCTTATCTTTATCTGATAATCAATTAAATAATCTGGACGCATTATCTGGCTTACAGAATCTAAAGGTTTTGAATTTGGTGAAAACGCAGACGAGCGATATTAGTGCATTGTCAGGTTTAACGAATCTAGATAATTTGTATTTAGGCTATAATCAGATAAGTGATATCAGTACGTTGTCAGGTTTGAAGAACTTGGAAAATTTGTATTTAGAGCATAATCAAATACGTGATATCAGCCCACTATCAAGTTTAACTAAACTAACAGGTTTAAGTTTATTCAAGCAGGAAATAATGAACGATCCAATTATGTATAACCCAGCGATTACGATATCTAATGATATTAAGGATGTGTCAGGGTCTTTAATAGCTCCAGCAACAATTAGTGATAATGGGACTTATACTAATCCGAATATTACGTGGAATCTATCAAGCTATCTCAATGAAGTAAGCTATACTTTTAGGCAAACAGTAACTGTCGGAAACGCAACAGATGATTTTTATGGAACAGTAAGACAACCACTTCAAGCAATACCGGTAGATTATACAGCGACCTTTGATGTTAATGGAACGGAAACTAAAGAATCGGTTGAAACTGGGGATTTTTTAACAGAACCAGCTGAACCGACCAAAGAAGGCTACACATTTATTGGTTGGTACGATGCGAAAACAGGCGGAAATAAGTGGGATTTCAGCACAGATAAAATGCCAGCGGAAGATATGACTTTGTACGCCCAGTTTAGTATTAATGATTACACAGCTACTTTTGATGTAGATGGGAAAAAAACGACAGAACTTGTCAATTATCAGTCCAAGTTGTCAGCTCCGGCAGAACCGAAAAAAGTAGGTTACACGTTTACAGGTTGGTATGACACGAAAACAGGCGGAAATAAATGGGATTTCGCTACGGGTAAAATGCCAGCAAGGAATATGACTTTATACGCCCAGTTTAGTATTAATAAGTATATTGCCACATTTGATGTAGATGGGAAGACAACGACAGAACTCGTCAATTATCAATCAATACTCTCAGCTCCCGCCGAACCGACCAAAGAAGGCTACACATTTACGGGTTGGTTTGATGCGAAAACAGGTGGAAATAAATGGGATTTTGCGGCGGATACAATGCCAGCGAGCGATATGACTTTATATGCGCAATTTAAAAAAACAGACGGAGAATTTTCTGTAAATGAGCCAGGAAATAAGGATAAGTCATCAAAGGGGAGCAAACAAACAAATGCTGTAAATACTTTACCAAAAACTGGTGATACAAGATCATTTTGGTTTTTAGCTGGAATACTATTTGTAGGTATGGGAGCTAGAATGATGAAAAAATCTAGACAAATATAG
- a CDS encoding NTF2 fold immunity protein: MTEQEQKDYLLEKVVAYCQKWNAFEADIFDRHSMEEAELRKEFPGVDFHYAKRTDWFKNFASLITPLFDEYCTDKHRAYVDVNQHSFGFPVKFNGVEDSVEANVELKNKNRAEVYIKTETNFDDEYLFVLLRKADEWKIDSYKNRRYRSEKWQNKLL; this comes from the coding sequence ATGACGGAGCAAGAACAGAAAGATTATTTACTCGAAAAAGTAGTAGCTTATTGTCAGAAGTGGAATGCTTTTGAAGCGGATATTTTTGATCGGCACAGTATGGAAGAGGCGGAATTAAGAAAAGAATTTCCTGGTGTGGATTTTCATTATGCGAAAAGAACGGATTGGTTTAAAAATTTTGCAAGCTTAATAACGCCACTTTTTGATGAATATTGCACGGATAAGCATCGCGCGTATGTGGATGTGAATCAACATAGTTTTGGTTTTCCGGTGAAATTTAATGGGGTCGAGGATTCGGTCGAAGCGAACGTGGAGTTGAAAAACAAAAATCGGGCGGAGGTTTATATTAAAACTGAAACCAATTTTGATGATGAATACTTGTTTGTGCTTTTGCGTAAAGCCGATGAGTGGAAAATTGATAGTTATAAAAATAGAAGATATCGCAGTGAAAAATGGCAAAACAAACTGCTTTAA
- a CDS encoding DUF4274 domain-containing protein encodes MDNEKIATQEKAIWEEFLSGASAEDLFRSVVTASYGDISLDSPLTKKIVNDASVDKAVALAFYWRLAPRYKKQYATIQDVPEWLEEEFQLITILEEKFVNGFYQKEEIYYDPKSDFETDWTIDYLECDPEKTLPSVMEQAINGDAFVDEPYSIFEDGLPFALAEKISELY; translated from the coding sequence ATGGACAACGAGAAGATAGCGACACAAGAAAAAGCGATTTGGGAAGAGTTTCTTTCTGGGGCAAGTGCAGAAGATTTATTTCGGTCAGTGGTAACGGCGAGTTATGGTGATATTAGTTTGGATTCTCCGCTTACAAAGAAAATAGTGAATGATGCTAGTGTGGATAAAGCGGTGGCGCTGGCTTTTTACTGGAGATTAGCTCCGCGTTATAAAAAGCAGTATGCGACTATTCAGGATGTTCCAGAGTGGTTAGAAGAAGAATTTCAGTTGATTACGATTTTGGAAGAGAAATTTGTGAATGGTTTTTATCAAAAGGAAGAAATTTATTATGATCCTAAATCGGATTTTGAAACGGATTGGACGATTGATTATTTAGAATGCGATCCGGAAAAAACATTGCCGAGTGTGATGGAGCAGGCGATTAATGGGGATGCTTTCGTTGATGAGCCTTATAGTATTTTTGAAGATGGGTTGCCTTTTGCTTTAGCTGAGAAGATTTCTGAGTTGTATTAA
- a CDS encoding GNAT family N-acetyltransferase, producing MILINKRAENQDYQTILAIWEKSVIATHDFLTAEDRQFYKEQIPGFLDHVELLLWFSGEEVVGFSGTSERELDMLFIDPAFTGQGFGSKILAWLMEEKQINQVDVNEQNENAKRFYLKHGFVVASRSEVDGFGKAYPILHLKRAFEK from the coding sequence ATGATACTTATAAATAAACGAGCGGAAAATCAAGATTACCAAACAATTTTAGCGATTTGGGAAAAGTCGGTTATCGCAACGCATGATTTTTTAACTGCGGAAGATAGGCAGTTTTATAAAGAGCAGATTCCGGGATTTTTAGATCATGTGGAGTTACTTTTGTGGTTTTCTGGTGAAGAAGTCGTTGGTTTTAGTGGGACGAGTGAGCGGGAACTAGATATGCTTTTTATTGATCCGGCGTTTACAGGTCAAGGTTTTGGAAGTAAGATTCTTGCTTGGTTGATGGAAGAGAAGCAGATAAATCAAGTGGATGTGAATGAACAGAACGAAAATGCCAAGCGGTTTTATTTGAAGCATGGGTTTGTGGTTGCTTCTAGGAGTGAAGTTGATGGATTTGGGAAGGCGTATCCTATACTTCATTTGAAAAGGGCGTTTGAGAAGTGA
- a CDS encoding DUF1254 domain-containing protein: protein MEELKGLTLAEAMAEKDLVDWREMNAYSLGLQAYMYGFPLIYMAELRHLWVTNPEASFYAALNHLHIKTELATATNYTTGGSPNNDTLYAWGWIDLTKEPVIFSVPETNGRYYVIELADFYSDNFAYIGKRTTGTKAGNYAITPPGWKGDLPTDTNGSFESPTPYALAFERTAVNGEADVEEVNAIQSQFKITPLSYWGKSDAKLPESHEIWAPYEAVNDLMGDWKTINRAMTENPPRAIDQTLVTMMKQIGIGPGESLDFGHLHPSVLQGLKRAAIDGKKMLRPAILEGGGLSKFSNSWMIPAKIMGRAGYSNEYVFRAAIQNFGGIICNDPAEAVYMTAMAGADKQHLNGAKNYRIHFDVETIPPVNEFWSLSMYGIDHNFVDNLINRYAIGDRTPNIKKNEDGSFDIYIQHESPGAYKEDNWLPCPKNEFYMILRAYGPDESIIEQTWIPPVIEVVK, encoded by the coding sequence ATGGAAGAACTAAAAGGTTTAACACTAGCAGAGGCGATGGCTGAGAAGGATCTTGTGGACTGGCGTGAGATGAATGCTTATTCGTTAGGTTTACAAGCGTATATGTATGGTTTTCCATTAATTTATATGGCGGAATTAAGGCATCTTTGGGTTACAAATCCAGAGGCTAGTTTTTATGCAGCCTTGAACCATCTGCATATTAAAACGGAATTAGCCACTGCGACGAATTACACAACAGGTGGTTCTCCTAATAATGATACGCTCTATGCTTGGGGATGGATTGATTTAACAAAAGAGCCAGTTATTTTTTCTGTTCCAGAAACGAACGGTCGTTATTATGTAATTGAACTTGCTGATTTTTATTCGGATAATTTTGCCTATATTGGAAAACGAACAACTGGGACGAAGGCTGGGAATTATGCTATTACACCTCCAGGATGGAAAGGTGATTTGCCTACGGATACCAATGGTTCATTTGAATCGCCAACACCGTATGCACTTGCTTTTGAACGTACAGCAGTGAACGGAGAAGCTGATGTGGAAGAAGTCAATGCAATTCAATCTCAGTTCAAGATTACTCCTTTAAGTTACTGGGGCAAATCAGATGCGAAACTTCCTGAAAGTCACGAAATCTGGGCGCCTTATGAAGCGGTTAATGATTTGATGGGCGACTGGAAAACGATTAATCGAGCGATGACAGAAAATCCACCACGTGCCATCGATCAAACGTTAGTCACGATGATGAAGCAAATTGGAATTGGACCAGGTGAGTCACTTGATTTCGGTCATCTTCATCCTTCTGTTTTACAAGGGCTTAAACGTGCGGCTATTGACGGAAAGAAAATGCTTCGTCCGGCTATTCTTGAAGGCGGCGGTTTAAGTAAATTTTCTAATTCATGGATGATTCCAGCAAAAATTATGGGTCGCGCTGGTTATAGTAATGAATATGTTTTCCGAGCTGCTATTCAAAATTTTGGAGGAATCATCTGTAATGATCCTGCTGAGGCTGTTTATATGACGGCAATGGCTGGAGCAGATAAGCAACATTTAAATGGTGCGAAAAATTATCGTATTCATTTTGATGTCGAAACAATACCTCCAGTAAATGAGTTTTGGTCGCTGAGTATGTATGGGATTGACCATAACTTCGTGGATAATCTAATTAACAGATATGCGATTGGGGATCGTACTCCAAATATTAAAAAGAACGAAGATGGTTCTTTTGATATTTATATTCAACATGAATCTCCTGGTGCGTATAAAGAAGACAATTGGCTTCCCTGTCCCAAAAATGAATTTTATATGATTTTAAGAGCTTACGGCCCTGATGAATCTATTATTGAACAGACTTGGATTCCACCAGTAATTGAAGTTGTAAAATAA
- a CDS encoding ABC transporter ATP-binding protein/permease, translating into MIDKRLFQLVEKKSLILLILFRVLSLGLMIGLWLVFAQQLTSYLNGESIDWLMLVGTVLVVLIGKAILTKLAEKQIYHASAELRLSMRRAVMEKAFRLGNNEGQLPASTLTQLAVDGIEQLEIYYSRFLPQLFYCLIASLMIFGSLVGFAWQPAIVLLICMPMIPVVIMMVMKIAKRILSGYWSDYTNLGSKFHENLSGLSILKAYDQDKYKQEEIVSDAERFRKATMSLLSMQLNSITIMDIISYSGAALGIGMSLIMFTNGTISMTGMLMFLLLSAEFFIPMRQLGSLFHVAMNGISACSKLFAYLELPEQVYGAKKLEKTLEKIEVQDLTFTYEKGESEALHEVSASFNKGSFSAIVGKSGSGKSTFVRVLLNQLPGYQGEIIWNDVSLSDLSGEAIRKQVVLVDNHGYLYADSIQENLLIGNRQASETDLWNVLEQVSLADFVRKLPGQLNELLDENGSNLSGGQRQRLLLARALLREAELYVFDEITSGVDLESEKIILAVLQKLAQEKIVLFISHRLYNVLAADQVLVFEAGKLVEVANPEQLQQESSYFKNYFLEEEALLKGGA; encoded by the coding sequence ATGATTGATAAGCGTTTGTTTCAACTGGTTGAAAAGAAATCTTTAATATTATTAATTCTGTTTCGGGTACTTAGTTTAGGGCTGATGATTGGTCTGTGGCTCGTTTTTGCTCAACAATTAACTAGTTATTTAAACGGTGAAAGCATTGATTGGCTTATGTTAGTTGGGACGGTTTTAGTCGTTTTGATTGGCAAGGCGATACTTACCAAATTAGCTGAAAAACAAATTTATCATGCCTCGGCGGAACTACGATTGTCGATGCGCCGCGCTGTAATGGAAAAAGCTTTTCGGCTAGGCAACAACGAAGGCCAGCTACCAGCGTCGACATTAACACAATTGGCCGTAGATGGAATTGAACAGTTAGAAATTTATTACTCACGTTTTTTACCGCAATTATTTTATTGTTTAATCGCGTCTTTGATGATTTTTGGCAGTTTGGTTGGTTTTGCTTGGCAGCCGGCAATTGTGCTATTAATTTGTATGCCGATGATTCCGGTTGTGATTATGATGGTGATGAAAATTGCCAAGCGGATTTTAAGTGGTTATTGGTCTGATTATACGAATTTAGGAAGCAAATTTCATGAGAATTTAAGTGGTTTAAGTATTTTAAAAGCGTATGATCAAGATAAATATAAACAAGAAGAAATTGTTTCTGATGCGGAACGTTTTCGTAAAGCGACGATGAGTTTGCTGTCTATGCAGCTAAATTCGATCACGATTATGGATATTATTTCATATAGTGGGGCGGCGCTTGGGATTGGAATGTCTTTAATTATGTTCACTAATGGCACGATTAGTATGACGGGCATGCTAATGTTCCTACTACTGAGCGCAGAGTTTTTTATTCCGATGCGTCAACTGGGGTCTTTATTCCATGTGGCGATGAATGGAATTAGTGCTTGTAGTAAATTGTTCGCTTATTTAGAGCTGCCTGAGCAAGTGTATGGCGCGAAAAAACTAGAAAAAACTTTAGAAAAAATTGAAGTTCAAGACTTAACTTTTACATATGAAAAGGGCGAAAGCGAGGCGCTTCATGAAGTGTCTGCAAGTTTTAATAAAGGTAGTTTTTCGGCGATTGTTGGTAAGTCTGGTTCTGGAAAAAGTACTTTTGTGCGTGTGTTACTCAATCAATTACCTGGCTATCAGGGGGAAATTATTTGGAATGATGTATCGCTTTCTGATTTAAGTGGCGAGGCTATTCGTAAGCAAGTCGTATTAGTGGATAATCATGGTTATTTATATGCGGATAGTATTCAGGAAAATTTATTAATTGGTAATCGGCAAGCAAGTGAAACGGATTTATGGAACGTTTTAGAACAAGTGAGTTTGGCTGATTTTGTGCGGAAGTTGCCGGGACAATTAAACGAACTTTTAGATGAGAATGGGAGTAATTTATCTGGTGGACAAAGACAGCGATTGTTGCTTGCGAGAGCGTTACTTCGAGAAGCGGAACTATATGTTTTTGATGAAATTACTTCTGGTGTAGATTTGGAAAGTGAGAAAATTATTCTTGCAGTTTTACAAAAATTAGCGCAGGAGAAAATTGTACTCTTTATTTCACATCGCTTATATAATGTTTTAGCCGCGGATCAGGTGCTAGTTTTTGAAGCGGGGAAATTGGTTGAGGTGGCGAATCCTGAACAGTTACAACAAGAATCTAGTTACTTTAAAAACTACTTTTTAGAAGAAGAAGCGTTGTTGAAAGGGGGAGCATAA